In Antennarius striatus isolate MH-2024 chromosome 20, ASM4005453v1, whole genome shotgun sequence, the genomic window ttttttttttttaccccacgGATTATAACTTTAGCTAATTTACAGAAAGTTTTAAAGAGATCTTAGAATAAATCTCTTGATAATTATCAGTGAGATTTAGGATgctcaaaatgttttcaaggaCACTGTTAGgtaaacctgagaatatatttgattatattttccttcaacaCTTGGGCCTTTGAATCCACGATCGCAAGTTTACTTCCTCATGAGGTTATCGGCCTGTGCTAAGGATTTTTAGGACAACACGTCTAACACGTTTAGTACACATACAGAtgactatacaaataaaaacatctcgTATAGACTCACCTTTGGTTGGAAAATGAGTTCTGTGCATTTAGTCCTCAAATTGGTTTATTGCTTgatgaatagaaaaaaataaacttgtttGTGATGTATACTCCTTACAATGTTTGACCACATAATGATggattaaataaagttaaaatttgcAGTCTTTCTGTATCAGTTGCTCTGCAGGCCTTAAAAAGGAAGAAGCGCTTTGAGCAGCAGCTCACCCAAATCGATGGAACACTCTCCACCATTGAGTTTCAGAGGGAAGCTTTGGAGAACTCGCACACCAACACAGAAGTCCTGAAGAACATGGGGTTTGCCTCCAAGGCCTTGAAGCAAGTCCATGAAAGCCTGTAAGTGCATTTACAGTACCTATAATCTATACATATTCTCACATGAAAACTACCAAATGTGAATCTCTGATGTCCAAATCTTATATCTGTTGTTATTTTAAGTGGAAAGATATGatgtgaaatatatatatatatctatatatacagatgtaaatatatatattcttgaaataaaataaatctttaaagtaaataaataatgtgatcCAGAGTTTCCTGGGATGTTTAATTGTGTATTATTCTCCTGTCTTCTTCAGCGACATCAACAAGATAGATGATATGATGGATGATATCACAGAGCAACAGGATGTGGCCAAAGAGATCAGCGAAGCCATTTCCAGACCTTTTGGAGAAACATATGATGAGGTTAATGCCTTTCCCATGCCCCCCCTTAAGATCAGTTTGTTATGGTTTCATTTTTGTCACTGCATTTTTATCAGTCTTTTTCCATTTGAATATGCTCTGGGCTTCCTGTGTGTCACCTGCTGATAATTTATCCAATGTTATTTTGGTATTGTAATGTGTTTGACacaaatttttattgtttttgttttttcaggatGAGTTGTTGGCAGAGTTGGAAGAGCTGGAACAGGAGGAGCTTGAGGACAACATGAAGACAATGGGTGGACTCCCCAGTGTGCCCACTGCCGCACTGCCTTCAACGCGGCCCAGTCAGCGGCATCGTATGCGCGAATGTAAGTGGAATACAGCAAGGACCAAATACATCAGAGTTTCAGAAATATGGAGTAACCGCATGCAATGAAGAGCAACAGGCAAATGTGAACTGAAGATGTTTAATCAATAAcataacacatttatttttagctgtTTCTTCACTGTTGCTGATATATatacagggctcgaaattgcgaccatttggtcgcatatgcggccaaatttttatcagtgcgactattaaatatatttgggagcaccggtgcgactaggggaaaaaatctggtgaaaccgcggtcctgccaggaaacaatg contains:
- the chmp4c gene encoding charged multivesicular body protein 4c produces the protein MSKIAEFFKRSSSSSSSSHSRHHRSRGGPTPQEAINKLRETEEMLTKKQDYLERRIDQEIAIAKKNGTKNKRVALQALKRKKRFEQQLTQIDGTLSTIEFQREALENSHTNTEVLKNMGFASKALKQVHESLDINKIDDMMDDITEQQDVAKEISEAISRPFGETYDEDELLAELEELEQEELEDNMKTMGGLPSVPTAALPSTRPSQRHRMRESYKKRAEEDDDVRMLASWAT